The Pantoea phytobeneficialis genome has a segment encoding these proteins:
- a CDS encoding DUF1177 domain-containing protein: MSLQQTLQVFELLDSAFVDGQQVVDLFAAYPGVSASTKRVSGPKGRTDFVRIDIPGAQGKSKGGSAPTLGIIGRLGGIGARPTRIGMVSDADGAVAAVSSALKLAQMQTKGDVLAGDVIITTHICPDAPTRPHEPVDFMDSPIDDVTMNDNEVVAGVDAILSIDTTKGNRILNYKGYALSPTVKEGYILRVSEDLLRIMEMTSGRPAVTFPITTQDITPYGNGVYHLNSILQPSTATDVPVVGVAICAESVVPGCGTGASHEVDIASTVKFAVEVAKEFGRETCQFYDAQEYALLLSLYGSLSHLRSRKS; the protein is encoded by the coding sequence ATGAGTTTACAGCAGACACTGCAAGTCTTTGAGTTACTCGATAGCGCTTTCGTCGATGGTCAGCAGGTGGTTGATTTGTTCGCCGCCTATCCGGGCGTCAGCGCCAGCACCAAACGCGTCAGCGGCCCGAAAGGACGTACCGACTTTGTGCGCATCGATATTCCGGGGGCACAGGGTAAAAGCAAGGGCGGCAGCGCCCCAACGCTCGGCATCATTGGCCGTCTGGGCGGTATCGGTGCGCGCCCGACGCGCATCGGCATGGTGTCGGACGCCGACGGTGCTGTGGCAGCGGTCAGCAGCGCGCTGAAGCTGGCGCAGATGCAGACCAAAGGCGATGTGTTGGCCGGGGATGTGATCATCACCACCCATATCTGCCCGGATGCGCCGACCCGTCCACATGAGCCGGTGGATTTTATGGATTCACCGATCGACGATGTCACCATGAACGATAACGAAGTGGTGGCGGGTGTGGATGCCATCCTCTCCATCGATACCACCAAAGGCAACCGTATCCTCAATTACAAAGGTTATGCGCTGTCGCCGACGGTGAAAGAGGGTTACATCCTGCGCGTGTCGGAAGATCTGTTGCGTATTATGGAGATGACCAGCGGTCGCCCGGCGGTAACTTTCCCGATTACCACCCAGGACATCACGCCGTACGGTAACGGGGTTTATCACCTCAACAGTATCCTGCAACCTTCAACCGCGACCGATGTGCCGGTGGTGGGTGTGGCAATTTGCGCGGAATCGGTGGTGCCAGGTTGTGGAACCGGAGCCAGCCACGAAGTGGACATCGCCAGCACGGTGAAGTTTGCCGTGGAAGTGGCGAAAGAGTTTGGCCGCGAAACCTGCCAGTTCTATGACGCGCAGGAGTACGCACTGCTGCTATCTTTGTATGGTAGCCTCAGCCATCTGCGTTCCCGGAAATCATAA
- a CDS encoding AroM family protein, with amino-acid sequence MKTSLITLTIGQSPRSDILPLLQAHLPVEQVEHAGLLDGLTLAEVEQHYTPVAGEKVLVSRMLDGQQVRLSAHQVEQGLQQKIYALEDQGYNTILLLCTGEFGSLKTHKALLLEPDRIIPPLVGAIVHGHKVGIVVPVEEQIAEQANKWRNLGTPPCFAVASPYLAQQADLVEAGLSLQEQGADVVVLDCIGYHQKHRDFLQKMLGIPVLLSNVLVAKLAAELIV; translated from the coding sequence ATGAAAACATCCCTGATTACCCTGACCATCGGTCAGTCTCCGCGCAGCGACATTCTGCCGCTGTTGCAGGCCCATCTGCCAGTAGAGCAGGTGGAGCACGCCGGTTTGCTTGACGGCCTCACCCTTGCGGAAGTGGAGCAGCACTATACGCCAGTTGCCGGTGAGAAAGTGCTGGTGTCGCGTATGCTGGATGGGCAGCAGGTGCGTCTGTCGGCGCATCAGGTTGAGCAGGGATTGCAGCAGAAGATCTATGCACTCGAGGATCAGGGTTACAACACGATCCTGCTGCTGTGCACTGGCGAATTTGGCTCGCTGAAAACCCATAAAGCGTTGCTGCTGGAGCCGGATCGTATTATCCCGCCGTTGGTCGGCGCGATTGTGCATGGGCACAAAGTCGGGATTGTGGTGCCGGTTGAGGAGCAGATCGCGGAACAGGCCAATAAGTGGCGCAATCTGGGTACGCCGCCGTGTTTTGCGGTAGCCAGCCCCTATCTGGCGCAACAGGCGGATCTGGTGGAGGCGGGGCTGTCGCTTCAGGAGCAGGGGGCTGATGTGGTGGTGCTCGATTGCATCGGTTATCACCAGAAGCATCGTGATTTTCTGCAAAAGATGTTGGGCATTCCGGTGCTGTTGTCCAACGTGCTGGTTGCCAAGCTGGCTGCGGAATTGATCGTTTAA
- the ppnP gene encoding pyrimidine/purine nucleoside phosphorylase — translation MLNVSEYFDGKVKSIGFDSVTIGRASVGVMAEGEYTFGTGQPEEMTVVSGALKVLLPGESEWKWYEAGSVFNVPGHSEFHLQVAEPTSYLCRYL, via the coding sequence ATGCTCAACGTGAGTGAGTATTTTGACGGAAAAGTGAAGTCCATTGGTTTCGATAGCGTCACCATTGGTCGCGCAAGCGTGGGCGTAATGGCGGAAGGCGAATACACCTTCGGCACTGGCCAGCCGGAAGAGATGACTGTGGTCAGCGGCGCGCTGAAAGTGCTGCTGCCGGGTGAAAGCGAGTGGAAGTGGTATGAAGCAGGCAGCGTGTTCAACGTGCCGGGCCACAGCGAATTCCATTTGCAGGTGGCTGAGCCAACGTCTTATCTGTGCCGCTATCTGTAA
- the rdgC gene encoding recombination-associated protein RdgC, which translates to MLWFKNMMVYRLNRDIPLSADDLEKQLDAFTFSPCGSQDMAKTGWVSPMGNRSEALTHVVNGQIVICARTEQKILPSPVVKQALEAKIDKLEAEQSRKLKKTEKDSLKDEVLHSLLPRAFSRFSQTFMWIDTVNNLIIVDCASAKKAEDTLALLRKSLGSLPVVPLTLESPIELTLTEWVRSGELPAGFALMDEAELKALLEEGGVIRCKKQDLVSDEIATHIEAGKVVTKLALDWQERIQFVIADDASVKRLKFSDTLREQNDDIDRDDFAQRFDADFILMTSELAALISNLVEALGGEAQR; encoded by the coding sequence ATGTTGTGGTTTAAAAATATGATGGTTTATCGTCTGAATCGTGACATTCCGCTGTCCGCAGACGATTTGGAAAAACAGCTCGATGCCTTCACCTTCTCACCCTGCGGTAGCCAGGATATGGCAAAAACCGGTTGGGTTTCCCCTATGGGTAACCGTAGCGAGGCGCTGACGCACGTAGTTAATGGTCAGATTGTGATCTGTGCCCGTACCGAGCAAAAAATTCTGCCTTCGCCGGTGGTAAAGCAGGCGCTGGAAGCCAAAATCGACAAGCTGGAAGCGGAACAAAGTCGCAAGCTGAAGAAGACCGAAAAGGATTCGTTGAAAGATGAAGTGCTCCACAGCTTGCTGCCACGCGCCTTTAGCCGTTTCAGCCAGACCTTTATGTGGATCGACACCGTCAACAATCTGATTATCGTTGACTGCGCCAGCGCAAAAAAAGCCGAAGATACCCTGGCACTGCTGCGCAAAAGCCTCGGTTCGCTTCCGGTGGTGCCATTAACCCTGGAAAGCCCGATTGAACTGACCCTGACCGAGTGGGTGCGTTCAGGCGAGCTGCCTGCTGGTTTCGCGCTGATGGATGAAGCCGAGCTAAAAGCACTGCTGGAAGAAGGCGGCGTGATTCGCTGTAAAAAGCAGGATCTGGTGTCGGACGAAATCGCTACCCATATCGAAGCCGGTAAAGTGGTCACCAAACTGGCGCTCGACTGGCAGGAGCGGATTCAGTTTGTTATCGCTGATGATGCGTCAGTGAAACGCCTGAAATTCAGCGATACCCTGCGTGAGCAAAATGACGATATCGATCGTGATGATTTTGCTCAGCGTTTCGATGCTGATTTCATTCTGATGACCAGTGAACTGGCGGCATTGATCAGTAATCTGGTGGAAGCTCTGGGCGGAGAAGCGCAGCGCTAA